A genomic segment from Polyangium mundeleinium encodes:
- a CDS encoding SDR family oxidoreductase — MPAEIADLSEKRALVTGGTKGIGRATVERLVRGGARVVTTARSDADGLPDGVTLVQADVGTARGAAAVAAATLEQLGGIDIVVHNVGGSTSQGGGVLALDDDEWQHTLDVDLLSAVRLDRALLPAMLAQGSGAIVHVTSIQRRMPLHDATLAYAAAKAALATYSKGVSNEVGPRGIRVNTVAPGFTETTAATALIARLAEHAGIGMDAARQKLMDSLGGIPLGRPARPEEVAELIAFLVSDRASAITGSEYVIDGGTIPTV; from the coding sequence ATGCCTGCAGAAATCGCCGATCTTTCGGAAAAACGCGCCCTGGTGACCGGAGGAACGAAGGGAATCGGCCGCGCGACGGTCGAGCGGCTCGTGCGCGGTGGCGCGAGGGTCGTCACGACGGCGCGGTCGGACGCCGACGGGCTGCCCGACGGCGTGACGCTCGTCCAGGCCGACGTCGGCACGGCCCGAGGCGCCGCCGCCGTGGCCGCGGCGACCCTCGAACAGCTCGGCGGCATCGATATCGTGGTGCACAACGTCGGCGGATCGACGTCCCAGGGCGGAGGTGTGCTCGCGCTCGACGACGACGAGTGGCAACACACGCTCGACGTGGACTTGCTCTCGGCCGTTCGCCTCGACCGCGCCTTGCTCCCCGCCATGCTCGCGCAAGGCTCGGGCGCGATCGTGCACGTCACGTCGATCCAGCGGCGCATGCCGCTCCACGACGCGACGCTCGCGTATGCCGCGGCCAAGGCCGCGCTCGCGACGTACAGCAAAGGCGTGTCGAACGAAGTCGGGCCACGCGGGATCCGCGTGAACACGGTCGCGCCGGGGTTCACGGAGACGACGGCGGCGACGGCGTTGATCGCGCGTCTGGCCGAGCACGCCGGCATCGGGATGGATGCCGCGCGGCAAAAGCTGATGGATTCGCTCGGCGGGATCCCCCTCGGTCGGCCCGCCCGGCCCGAGGAGGTCGCCGAGCTCATCGCGTTCCTCGTCTCCGATCGCGCCTCCGCGATCACCGGGAGCGAGTACGTGATCGACGGCGGGACGATTCCCACCGTGTAA
- a CDS encoding mucoidy inhibitor MuiA family protein — MTPPLPSKWIALTLLVSAALGCTSTPPAVTPRAESPTPSTPPVFALAASVADTAEDPADRGVASRITKVTVYSDRALVSREAAVALTPEPTVFRFKKLPGWVDEGSVRAATSAGKIVDVIVERRFLARSTDEGFRKVEEKHKALLRKLQALDDELAILNAQQQHVESIKVFSVEKLEGDAVTKEIKVDTYGQVIDFVSGALRKTSASRREVQAAREQLAPDVEASARNLEELRRLTKLEETTVLVTVQGTAAANATLTLTYATPGATWEPMHEVRASAADPDWVELTSFAVVTQTTGEDWSHAELSFSTQSSSDSERIPELEMLALGKTQEVTRSITRQVTSFSSAQKKFEEQNRHWNRMNQASSQRVSEVEQFDQSYSSNLALLERVQSKTVQIFQGLQTRGTTAHFVAKDPAIVRSDGRSIRLRTGSTRIKAQRRIIAAPEESLNAAVTLEMANKTSQPLLPGSVARYQDGAFLGMTDIDFVTKDEDFSVFFSVADQVKLTRELDKHQSSLQRNARNRMQLSFVSKAKNLSDRPVTVVLAERIPVSENTEIRVSNVKITPNEKPDAKGIVRFTVTLAPREEREFRVSYQVEYPPSLVFDVRRKQMQEMHMPSPAAAPKRKIDFEERLIEIEQQF, encoded by the coding sequence ATGACGCCGCCCCTCCCTTCGAAGTGGATCGCCCTCACCCTCTTGGTTTCCGCAGCTCTCGGGTGCACGAGCACGCCTCCGGCCGTGACGCCGCGCGCGGAGAGTCCGACGCCGAGCACGCCGCCTGTGTTTGCCCTCGCCGCGAGTGTCGCTGATACGGCCGAGGACCCCGCCGATCGAGGCGTGGCGTCGCGGATCACCAAGGTCACGGTGTACTCCGATCGGGCCCTCGTGAGCCGCGAGGCGGCGGTGGCTCTGACGCCCGAGCCCACGGTCTTCCGCTTCAAGAAGCTGCCCGGCTGGGTCGACGAGGGCTCCGTGCGCGCCGCCACGAGCGCCGGCAAGATCGTGGACGTGATCGTCGAGCGGCGCTTCCTCGCGCGATCCACGGACGAAGGGTTCCGCAAGGTCGAGGAAAAACACAAGGCGCTGCTCCGGAAGCTGCAAGCGCTCGACGACGAGCTCGCGATCCTGAACGCGCAGCAACAACACGTCGAATCGATCAAGGTGTTTTCCGTGGAGAAGCTCGAAGGAGACGCCGTCACGAAAGAGATCAAGGTCGACACGTATGGCCAGGTGATCGATTTCGTCTCCGGGGCGCTGCGCAAGACGAGCGCGTCGCGGCGTGAGGTGCAGGCTGCGCGCGAGCAGCTCGCCCCCGACGTGGAGGCGAGCGCCCGCAATCTGGAGGAGCTGCGCCGCCTGACCAAGCTGGAAGAGACGACGGTGCTCGTGACCGTGCAAGGCACCGCCGCCGCGAATGCGACCCTGACGCTCACGTACGCCACGCCCGGCGCCACGTGGGAGCCCATGCACGAGGTGCGCGCCAGCGCGGCCGATCCCGACTGGGTGGAGCTCACGTCGTTCGCCGTGGTCACGCAGACGACGGGCGAAGATTGGAGCCACGCGGAGCTCTCGTTCTCGACGCAGTCCTCGTCGGACAGCGAGCGTATCCCCGAGCTTGAAATGCTGGCGCTCGGCAAGACGCAGGAGGTGACGAGGAGCATCACGCGGCAGGTGACCTCGTTCAGCTCCGCGCAGAAGAAATTCGAGGAGCAGAACCGCCACTGGAACCGGATGAACCAGGCGTCGTCGCAGCGCGTCTCCGAGGTGGAGCAGTTCGATCAATCCTATTCGTCGAACCTGGCGCTGCTCGAGCGCGTGCAGAGCAAGACCGTGCAGATCTTCCAGGGCCTGCAGACGCGCGGCACGACGGCGCATTTCGTCGCGAAGGATCCGGCGATCGTGCGCTCGGACGGCCGCTCGATCCGGCTCCGCACGGGGTCCACCCGCATCAAGGCGCAACGCCGCATCATCGCCGCCCCGGAAGAGTCGCTCAATGCCGCCGTCACCCTGGAGATGGCCAACAAGACGAGCCAGCCGCTCCTGCCCGGCAGCGTCGCGCGGTATCAGGACGGCGCGTTCCTCGGCATGACCGATATCGATTTCGTCACCAAGGACGAGGACTTTTCGGTCTTTTTTAGTGTGGCCGACCAGGTCAAGCTCACGCGGGAGCTCGACAAACACCAGAGCTCGCTCCAGCGCAACGCGCGAAACCGCATGCAGCTCTCGTTCGTGAGCAAAGCGAAGAACCTGTCGGATCGCCCCGTCACCGTGGTCCTCGCCGAGCGCATCCCCGTCTCGGAGAACACCGAGATCCGCGTGAGCAACGTCAAGATCACGCCGAACGAGAAGCCCGACGCGAAGGGGATCGTGCGTTTCACGGTGACGCTCGCGCCGCGCGAGGAGCGCGAGTTCCGCGTGTCGTACCAGGTCGAATATCCGCCGTCGCTCGTGTTCGACGTGCGGCGCAAGCAGATGCAAGAGATGCACATGCCGAGCCCGGCCGCCGCCCCGAAGCGGAAGATCGATTTCGAGGAGCGGCTGATCGAGATCGAGCAGCAGTTCTGA
- a CDS encoding class I SAM-dependent methyltransferase: MTIDEKVTLSEEKETLLITVYGKAEESRLPDSLLRDRFAADAIRRVDYDFSKLKVRRDDMISLAIRAHLLDGWTRDFLARHPDATVLHLGCGLDSRVFRVDPPASVRWFDVDYPEVIALRRRLYPERAGYTLLGSSLTAPQWLDEVPADRPAMIVAEGVLPYLREDEVPRLFGRLTAHFPAGECAFDCYSRLGVRLLRRHHSIKATGASVHWGLDDPHELEVQVPKLVFLTEMSSHDPAQLARMSRVARLSYRVFMAIPALKKAGRMVRYGFE, from the coding sequence ATGACGATCGACGAAAAGGTGACCTTGAGCGAGGAGAAAGAGACCCTCCTCATCACGGTGTACGGCAAAGCGGAGGAGAGCCGCCTGCCCGACTCCCTCTTGCGTGATCGCTTTGCCGCCGACGCGATCCGGCGGGTCGACTACGATTTCTCGAAGCTGAAGGTCCGCCGGGACGACATGATCTCCCTGGCGATACGCGCGCACCTTCTGGATGGCTGGACGCGCGACTTCCTCGCACGCCACCCCGACGCCACCGTGCTGCATCTCGGCTGCGGGCTCGACAGCCGCGTGTTCCGGGTCGATCCGCCCGCGAGCGTCCGCTGGTTCGACGTCGACTATCCGGAGGTCATCGCGCTGCGCCGTCGCCTCTATCCGGAGCGCGCGGGGTATACCCTCCTCGGCTCGTCGCTCACGGCCCCGCAATGGCTCGACGAAGTGCCGGCGGATCGCCCGGCGATGATCGTCGCCGAGGGGGTCCTCCCGTATCTTCGCGAGGACGAGGTGCCCCGCCTCTTTGGTCGCCTCACGGCGCATTTCCCGGCGGGCGAATGTGCGTTCGACTGTTACAGCCGCCTCGGCGTGCGGCTCCTCCGGCGCCACCATTCGATCAAGGCGACCGGCGCGTCCGTGCACTGGGGCCTCGACGATCCCCACGAGCTCGAAGTTCAGGTCCCGAAGCTCGTGTTCCTGACGGAGATGTCGAGCCACGATCCGGCGCAGCTCGCCAGGATGTCGAGGGTGGCGCGCCTCAGCTACCGGGTCTTCATGGCGATTCCGGCGCTCAAGAAGGCCGGGCGCATGGTACGTTACGGATTCGAATGA
- a CDS encoding amylo-alpha-1,6-glucosidase, which produces MAESMISILDGSTFVTSHRTGDINAGPDQPHGLFYKDTRHLSRWTLRVNGECPGLLTADNVEYHFAQFFLFPRTGSIYENPYLSILRRRYAGEGFREEIEVINHSLKPITLELRIEAAADFADLFEVKDALAKKGELSREVRGHELLLGYRRESFVRQTLIGSSQPADVSEEGFVFNLEIQPKSTWATTFSVRPLVGNVTAAEATKALPLLKQDLREDFTRWIEHAPLVSSDPPIVQEVYLRSIVDLAALRFYPYPDIFPQFALPAAGLPWFMALFGRDSLITSYQALPFIPALAATSLVVLGGRQGRECDDFRDEEPGKILHELRFGELTAFGERPQSPYYGTADATPLFLILLDEYERWTGDAALVRRLEKAARAALQWIDQYGDRDGDGYIEYERRAETGLENQCWKDSWNSILFADGTLAEAPRATCELQGYAYDAKVRCARLARSIFRDTALAERLEREAADLKARFNRDFWIPERGFFALALDGRKRKVDSLTSNIGHLLWSGIVEDDKVESIVRHLMGPALFSGWGVRTMADGEAGFNPIEYHNGTVWPHDNALIAAGLARYGYREEASRICAALFDAARFFRFRLPEVFAGYERKTTGFPVEYPTASSPQAWASGAPLLAIRTLMGLEPKGEELTSAPVLPDSIASLSLRRVPGRWEPADVSAERPDARSRIDVIRDWLAEREGFRKAA; this is translated from the coding sequence ATGGCCGAGAGCATGATCAGCATCCTCGATGGGTCGACGTTCGTCACGTCCCATCGAACGGGGGACATCAACGCGGGGCCGGATCAGCCGCACGGGCTCTTCTACAAGGACACGCGTCACCTCTCGCGCTGGACCCTCCGCGTCAATGGCGAGTGCCCCGGCTTGCTCACCGCGGACAACGTGGAGTACCACTTCGCTCAGTTTTTCCTGTTCCCTCGCACCGGGAGCATCTATGAGAATCCCTATCTCTCGATCCTCCGGCGCCGGTATGCCGGGGAAGGCTTCCGCGAGGAGATCGAGGTCATCAACCATTCCCTGAAGCCGATCACGCTCGAGCTTCGCATCGAGGCCGCCGCCGATTTCGCCGACCTGTTCGAGGTCAAGGACGCGCTCGCCAAGAAGGGGGAGCTCTCCCGCGAGGTCCGGGGACACGAGCTCCTGCTCGGGTACCGGCGGGAGAGCTTCGTGCGGCAAACCCTCATCGGCTCCAGCCAACCCGCCGACGTGAGCGAGGAAGGCTTCGTGTTCAACCTCGAAATCCAGCCGAAATCCACGTGGGCGACGACCTTCTCCGTGCGCCCGCTCGTCGGCAACGTCACGGCGGCCGAAGCGACGAAGGCGCTGCCCCTGCTCAAGCAGGACCTGCGCGAAGACTTCACGCGATGGATAGAACACGCGCCGCTCGTGAGCAGCGATCCGCCCATCGTCCAGGAAGTCTACCTGAGGAGCATCGTCGACCTCGCCGCGCTTCGTTTCTACCCCTACCCCGACATCTTCCCGCAATTCGCGCTCCCGGCCGCGGGGCTGCCCTGGTTCATGGCGCTCTTCGGCCGCGACAGCTTGATCACAAGTTATCAAGCGCTGCCCTTCATCCCCGCGCTCGCCGCGACCTCGCTCGTCGTGCTCGGCGGGCGGCAGGGCCGCGAATGCGACGATTTCCGCGACGAGGAGCCAGGGAAGATCCTGCACGAACTGCGCTTCGGCGAGCTGACCGCCTTCGGCGAGCGGCCGCAGTCGCCTTATTATGGCACCGCCGACGCGACCCCGCTCTTTTTGATCCTGCTCGACGAATACGAGCGATGGACCGGCGACGCGGCGCTCGTGCGCCGGCTGGAGAAGGCCGCGCGCGCCGCGCTCCAGTGGATCGACCAGTACGGCGACCGCGACGGCGACGGGTACATCGAATACGAACGGAGGGCCGAGACGGGCCTCGAGAACCAATGCTGGAAGGATTCCTGGAACTCGATCCTGTTCGCGGACGGAACGCTCGCGGAGGCGCCGCGCGCGACCTGTGAGCTGCAGGGCTATGCATACGATGCGAAGGTCCGGTGTGCGAGGCTCGCACGGTCGATCTTCCGCGATACAGCCCTCGCCGAGCGATTGGAGCGCGAGGCGGCCGACCTCAAGGCGCGGTTCAATCGAGATTTCTGGATTCCGGAGCGAGGCTTCTTCGCCCTCGCGCTCGATGGTCGAAAGCGCAAGGTCGACAGCCTCACGTCGAACATCGGGCATCTCCTGTGGAGCGGGATCGTCGAGGACGACAAGGTGGAGTCGATCGTCCGCCACCTCATGGGCCCGGCGCTCTTCTCCGGCTGGGGCGTCCGGACCATGGCCGACGGTGAAGCAGGGTTCAATCCGATCGAGTACCACAACGGTACGGTCTGGCCCCACGACAACGCCCTCATCGCCGCGGGCCTGGCACGGTATGGATATCGCGAGGAGGCGAGCCGCATCTGCGCGGCTCTTTTCGACGCCGCGAGGTTCTTCCGCTTTCGCCTGCCGGAGGTCTTCGCCGGGTACGAGCGCAAGACGACCGGCTTCCCCGTCGAATACCCCACGGCATCGAGCCCTCAGGCCTGGGCGTCCGGAGCGCCCCTGCTCGCCATCCGTACCCTCATGGGCCTCGAACCGAAGGGCGAAGAGCTGACCTCGGCGCCTGTGCTCCCGGACAGCATTGCGTCGCTCTCGCTTCGTCGTGTGCCGGGACGATGGGAGCCCGCCGATGTGAGCGCGGAGCGCCCGGACGCGCGGTCGCGGATCGACGTGATTCGGGATTGGCTCGCCGAGAGGGAGGGGTTCCGGAAGGCTGCGTGA
- a CDS encoding DinB family protein, which yields MLLPTLRYQLDVSWALLSLHLDGLRDEMCLWEPAPGAWTVRPANGRWVADLILPEPNPPPTTTIGWVTWHIGWWWTGAHAHTFGAKRGEPLDMIEHAKTVDWPGSAAAAAAWLTRLRDQWVQALDGLTEADLDQHIAWFDKPLGHVIAWANIELMKNAAEVGQLRLLYQSQR from the coding sequence ATGCTGCTCCCGACGCTGCGCTACCAACTCGACGTGTCCTGGGCTCTCCTGTCCCTGCATCTGGACGGCCTCCGCGATGAAATGTGCCTGTGGGAGCCCGCGCCCGGCGCATGGACGGTGCGGCCCGCGAACGGTCGCTGGGTCGCCGATCTCATCCTGCCCGAGCCGAACCCGCCGCCCACGACCACGATCGGCTGGGTGACCTGGCACATCGGCTGGTGGTGGACAGGCGCGCACGCCCATACCTTCGGCGCAAAGCGCGGCGAGCCCCTCGACATGATCGAGCACGCAAAGACCGTGGACTGGCCCGGCAGCGCCGCCGCCGCCGCCGCATGGCTGACCCGCCTGCGAGATCAATGGGTGCAGGCGCTCGACGGTCTCACGGAGGCCGATCTCGACCAGCACATCGCATGGTTCGACAAGCCCCTGGGCCACGTGATTGCCTGGGCCAACATCGAGCTCATGAAGAATGCCGCCGAGGTGGGTCAGTTGCGGCTCCTGTACCAGAGCCAAAGGTGA
- a CDS encoding DUF1269 domain-containing protein: MSDLVVIAYPEENRAAEVMSTIQRLSSENLVDLEDACYVTKSPEGKIRLHQSRDLTAAGALSGGLWGMLIGLIFLAPVFGAAIGALSGAITGKAADYGIDDAFIKRLAEQMKPGSSAIFTLTRKVTADKVVPELAKYGGTVLRTSLAKDAEQKLEAALQGQKAA; this comes from the coding sequence ATGAGCGATCTCGTCGTCATTGCCTATCCCGAGGAGAACCGAGCGGCGGAGGTCATGTCGACCATCCAACGGCTGAGCAGCGAGAACCTCGTCGATCTCGAGGACGCCTGCTACGTGACCAAGAGCCCGGAAGGAAAGATACGGCTCCACCAGAGCAGGGACCTCACGGCCGCCGGCGCGCTGTCGGGTGGATTGTGGGGCATGTTGATCGGCCTCATCTTCCTCGCGCCCGTGTTTGGCGCGGCGATCGGCGCCTTGAGCGGCGCGATCACCGGCAAGGCAGCGGACTATGGGATCGACGATGCGTTCATCAAGCGGCTCGCGGAGCAGATGAAACCAGGAAGCTCGGCGATCTTCACGCTCACACGCAAGGTCACGGCCGACAAGGTCGTCCCGGAGCTTGCCAAGTACGGCGGGACCGTGCTGCGGACCTCGCTGGCCAAGGACGCAGAGCAGAAGCTCGAGGCGGCGCTCCAGGGCCAGAAGGCCGCGTGA
- a CDS encoding MFS transporter → MLVPLVLAQFLASYDSSSMNVAISRITADLGTTVTGVQTAITVFTLTMAALMIPGSKLSDIWGRKRCFMLGIAIYGLGAFVTALAPALAVMVIGWSLLEGIGSALMIPPIYILTTVSFADAVSRAKAFALVSAAAGLGSASGPLIGGLITSTISWRASFLTEALITLGILYSSRRILDKGPTGPRPAFDLVGAMLSAAGLASIVIGILQAGTYGWLHARKDFALGDSVILARGDLSPVVVFTAIGVGLLALFFVHVRRRERSGKTPLLSTRLFASRTLNLGLVTQNVQWFMLLGTSFVIAVFLQVSRGYDAIRTGIIVTPATLGILFASGRIDRMTRRYTQRVIIRAGFATALSGIALLILLVRTTASVALFAPGLFLLGFGAGIMLTASVNTVQSSVPDEEQGEISGVSRSVSNLGSSLGTAIAGAVLISALQTGIGARAAESVVLSPDEKQELTAALERSVSTVSDAEVREALQGKPQALVDEVTRINAEARDRAIGLALGAVFLFGLFGLVAAMFLPKNAGCPRPEPAST, encoded by the coding sequence ATGCTCGTGCCGCTCGTGCTGGCGCAGTTCCTCGCGAGTTACGACTCTTCGAGCATGAACGTCGCCATCAGCCGGATCACGGCGGACCTCGGGACGACGGTCACCGGCGTTCAGACGGCCATCACCGTCTTCACGTTGACCATGGCGGCGCTGATGATCCCGGGCAGCAAGCTCAGCGACATCTGGGGACGCAAGCGCTGCTTCATGCTCGGGATCGCCATTTACGGGCTCGGGGCATTCGTCACGGCCCTCGCACCCGCCCTGGCCGTCATGGTGATCGGTTGGTCGTTGCTCGAAGGCATCGGCTCGGCGCTGATGATCCCTCCGATCTACATCTTGACGACGGTCTCGTTCGCCGATGCGGTCTCGCGCGCGAAGGCATTCGCGCTGGTCAGCGCCGCGGCAGGCCTCGGCTCGGCCAGCGGCCCGCTCATCGGCGGGCTCATCACGTCGACGATCTCCTGGCGCGCCTCGTTTCTCACCGAGGCCCTCATCACCCTCGGGATTCTCTATTCGAGCCGTCGAATCCTCGACAAAGGCCCCACCGGTCCGAGGCCCGCATTCGACCTCGTGGGCGCGATGCTGTCCGCGGCCGGCCTCGCCTCCATCGTCATTGGCATCCTCCAGGCCGGGACGTACGGTTGGCTGCACGCTCGCAAGGATTTCGCGCTCGGCGATTCCGTGATCCTCGCGCGAGGTGACCTCTCGCCGGTCGTCGTCTTCACGGCCATCGGCGTCGGCCTGCTCGCGCTCTTCTTCGTCCACGTACGACGCCGGGAACGGTCGGGAAAAACGCCGCTCTTGTCGACCCGGCTCTTCGCCAGCCGGACGTTGAATCTCGGGCTCGTGACACAAAACGTCCAGTGGTTCATGTTGCTCGGCACGTCCTTCGTCATCGCCGTCTTCTTGCAGGTCAGCCGGGGGTACGACGCCATTCGAACCGGCATCATCGTGACGCCCGCGACGCTCGGGATCCTGTTCGCTTCGGGGCGAATCGACAGGATGACACGGAGGTACACCCAGCGCGTGATCATCCGCGCTGGATTCGCGACGGCCCTTTCGGGCATCGCCCTCCTGATCTTGCTCGTGCGCACGACGGCCAGCGTCGCCCTCTTCGCGCCCGGGCTCTTTTTGCTGGGCTTCGGCGCGGGCATCATGCTCACGGCCTCCGTGAATACCGTGCAGTCGAGCGTGCCGGACGAGGAGCAGGGCGAGATTTCCGGCGTATCGCGCAGCGTGTCGAACCTGGGTTCGTCGCTCGGCACGGCGATCGCAGGCGCCGTCTTGATCTCGGCCCTCCAGACAGGCATCGGCGCCCGCGCGGCGGAGAGCGTGGTGCTATCGCCGGACGAGAAGCAAGAACTCACGGCGGCGCTCGAACGCAGCGTCAGCACCGTGAGCGACGCGGAGGTCCGCGAGGCCTTGCAGGGCAAACCTCAGGCCCTCGTGGACGAAGTGACGAGAATCAATGCCGAGGCGCGGGACCGAGCGATAGGCCTGGCCCTGGGAGCGGTCTTTCTGTTCGGCCTGTTCGGCCTCGTCGCGGCGATGTTCCTCCCGAAAAACGCCGGGTGTCCTCGGCCCGAGCCTGCCTCGACGTGA
- a CDS encoding OmpA family protein, whose amino-acid sequence MSARLRARARRREHDYTLDDLRPLLVKPEQERLKSLEHKLETPEALAEAIGEVLARAAVVSQKRGEELASAMQPLLLSSIHETVRKNPELFAEAIFPSIGPAIRKAARAALEALLLRVDDMVQRTMTLTSLRWRIEAARTGRPFVEIVMLHNLAYRVEHVFLVHRESGIVLQHVAAENVTSEDPDQVSAMLAAIDDFARDAFREEKEGGLSRFCVGGLTGIVEHGPRAMLVAIVRGVASKDVEASLAETLEEIHRKYADALVHFQGEVAVFEPTRDALVGCMREERIQKPTSGRRGLLVLAAIAALALVGGGIAWKRVHDQNRRFDTYVEALRGEPGLLVTRTGRDEGRRFVEGLGDPLAEDPAALRARHGLDAADIELRFKPIYSLDPPLAERRASQVLRPPPGVSLGLVDGTLRVAGVAERAWIERARLLATSLPGVTALDDEHLFEAEAITSAKAAAAALEGIQIVFPLGSARPSSAERARLDAAARAVQALLDTAPRGGLSARIEIVGHADATGTPEKNQRLSEERASRVSTELGARGVPTVSLATRGVGQADLAAPKVTFAVRLSPAREGS is encoded by the coding sequence ATGAGCGCCCGCCTGCGCGCGCGGGCGCGGCGGCGAGAGCACGACTACACCCTCGACGACCTCCGCCCGCTGCTCGTGAAGCCCGAACAGGAGCGGCTGAAGTCCCTCGAACACAAGCTCGAGACGCCCGAAGCCCTCGCCGAGGCCATCGGCGAGGTGCTGGCCCGCGCGGCCGTCGTGAGCCAGAAGCGCGGCGAGGAGCTCGCGTCCGCGATGCAGCCGCTCCTCTTGTCGAGCATCCACGAGACCGTCCGCAAGAACCCGGAGCTCTTCGCGGAGGCCATCTTCCCCTCGATCGGCCCCGCCATCCGGAAGGCCGCCCGCGCCGCGCTCGAAGCGCTCCTCCTGCGGGTCGACGACATGGTCCAGCGGACGATGACGCTGACGAGCCTGCGCTGGCGCATCGAGGCGGCCCGCACCGGCCGGCCCTTCGTCGAGATCGTGATGCTCCACAACCTCGCCTACCGGGTGGAGCACGTGTTCCTGGTGCACCGCGAGAGCGGGATCGTCTTGCAGCACGTGGCCGCGGAGAACGTGACGTCGGAGGATCCCGATCAGGTGTCGGCGATGCTCGCGGCCATCGACGATTTCGCCCGCGACGCCTTTCGTGAAGAAAAAGAAGGCGGGTTGTCGCGCTTCTGCGTCGGTGGGCTCACCGGCATCGTCGAGCACGGCCCGCGCGCCATGCTGGTCGCCATCGTCCGCGGCGTCGCGTCGAAGGACGTGGAGGCGTCGCTCGCCGAGACGCTGGAGGAGATCCACCGGAAATACGCGGACGCCCTGGTGCACTTCCAGGGCGAGGTGGCCGTGTTCGAGCCGACGCGCGACGCGCTCGTCGGGTGCATGCGAGAGGAGCGGATCCAGAAGCCGACGAGCGGCCGCCGCGGTCTGCTCGTGCTCGCAGCGATCGCGGCGCTCGCCCTCGTCGGCGGCGGGATCGCGTGGAAGCGCGTGCACGACCAGAATCGACGCTTCGACACGTACGTGGAGGCGCTGCGCGGGGAGCCCGGCCTTTTGGTGACGAGGACGGGGCGCGACGAAGGACGCCGCTTCGTCGAGGGGCTCGGGGATCCCCTCGCGGAGGACCCCGCCGCGCTGCGCGCGCGCCATGGGCTCGACGCCGCGGACATCGAGCTGCGGTTCAAGCCGATCTACTCGCTGGATCCTCCGCTCGCGGAGCGACGCGCCTCCCAGGTGCTCCGGCCGCCGCCCGGGGTCTCGCTGGGCCTCGTGGACGGGACCCTTCGTGTCGCGGGGGTCGCCGAGCGCGCGTGGATCGAGCGGGCGCGGCTCCTCGCCACGAGCCTGCCAGGCGTCACGGCGCTCGACGACGAGCACCTGTTCGAGGCCGAGGCCATCACGTCCGCAAAGGCGGCGGCGGCCGCGCTGGAGGGCATCCAGATCGTGTTCCCGCTCGGCTCGGCCCGCCCGTCTTCCGCCGAGCGCGCCCGCCTCGACGCCGCGGCGCGCGCCGTGCAAGCGCTCCTCGACACCGCCCCGCGGGGCGGCCTTTCCGCGCGGATCGAGATCGTGGGGCACGCCGACGCCACGGGCACACCCGAGAAAAACCAGCGCCTCAGCGAGGAACGCGCCTCGCGGGTGTCGACCGAGCTCGGCGCGCGTGGCGTCCCGACCGTGTCGCTTGCCACGCGGGGCGTCGGTCAAGCGGATCTGGCCGCGCCCAAGGTCACCTTCGCCGTGCGCCTCTCGCCTGCGCGCGAGGGCTCATGA
- a CDS encoding winged helix-turn-helix transcriptional regulator, with protein sequence MTRTDKKVRYSPESKSPAHQAAHDTTEALKILEGRWKMVIIFHLFVQPVMRFSELERAIPEVSQKMLIQQLRDLEADGVVARTVYPEVPPKVEYSLTVWGKALCPALDALLKWASSPDAPKRNDGPVLPST encoded by the coding sequence GTGACAAGAACGGACAAAAAAGTAAGGTACTCACCCGAAAGTAAGTCCCCCGCACATCAGGCCGCGCACGACACGACCGAGGCGCTGAAGATCCTCGAAGGCCGCTGGAAAATGGTCATCATCTTCCATCTCTTCGTGCAGCCCGTGATGCGCTTCTCCGAGCTCGAGCGAGCGATTCCGGAGGTCTCGCAGAAGATGCTCATCCAGCAGCTCCGCGACCTCGAGGCGGACGGCGTCGTCGCGCGCACCGTTTACCCCGAGGTGCCGCCCAAGGTCGAATACAGCCTCACCGTATGGGGCAAGGCGTTATGCCCTGCGCTGGATGCATTGCTGAAATGGGCCTCGTCGCCCGACGCGCCCAAGCGGAACGACGGTCCCGTGCTCCCGAGCACATGA